A stretch of Crossiella cryophila DNA encodes these proteins:
- a CDS encoding lipoxygenase family protein, with translation MADYLISNRDQRADRAAQVAAVRAAYRYNLELGFPVAAGGGEEDAPSSRWRLRALEQQERLRLNLRMLRRQGKWNFVNDLQPLAPLKLAAMVREDDMAGIVDYFMPLPGGVTGDVREKSLQDFRDVFALSQPPSVMERFRSDDYFAECFVAGPDPTRLTRMTHIPEKFPITDEHLNQVPQLGTDDLATAIAAGRVYWVDYEAMSELDNGTHPQAPKYMYAPMVAFCVPRNSDQLRPFAIQCGQDPAGREIYTPADGHSWNLAKNCVLAAHNTYHEVLTHLGFTHLMSEPVLLAGVRNFAANHPVWVLLRRHFEGTFSINKLAVELLIQPGKAVEYLIGSDLKSTYPWLAKHRANHSFRDNYLPTRLAGHGTGSRSLPHYPYRDDGLLVWQAIQDWVNEFVALYYRDDADVRADHELQSWAAEVATDGQVRDFGATPGKIADQADLAEILTMVIWTAGPQHAAVNFAQKDHLAFLPANPLAGYTPEPTGKGHSEADWLANLPPLDVAVQQFCVMTFLGSVRYTTLGDYGRDFATGPAAAAHQRFQAQLGGVEDAITARNQRRAVPYEYLQPSLIPNSTNI, from the coding sequence GTGGCCGACTATTTGATCTCCAACCGCGACCAGCGCGCGGACCGGGCCGCCCAGGTGGCCGCCGTCCGCGCCGCCTACCGGTACAACCTGGAACTCGGTTTCCCGGTGGCCGCCGGGGGCGGTGAGGAGGACGCGCCGTCCTCCCGGTGGCGGTTGCGGGCCCTGGAGCAGCAGGAACGCCTGCGGCTGAACCTGCGGATGCTGCGTCGGCAGGGCAAGTGGAACTTCGTCAACGACCTGCAGCCGCTCGCCCCGCTGAAGCTGGCCGCGATGGTGCGGGAAGACGACATGGCCGGGATCGTGGACTACTTCATGCCGCTGCCCGGCGGTGTCACCGGCGATGTCCGGGAGAAGAGCCTGCAGGATTTCCGCGACGTTTTCGCGCTCTCGCAACCACCCTCGGTGATGGAGCGCTTCCGGAGTGACGACTACTTCGCCGAGTGTTTCGTGGCCGGACCGGACCCGACCCGGCTCACCCGGATGACGCACATCCCGGAGAAGTTCCCGATCACCGACGAACACCTCAACCAGGTGCCCCAGCTCGGCACCGACGATCTGGCCACCGCGATCGCCGCCGGCCGGGTCTACTGGGTGGACTACGAGGCCATGTCCGAACTGGACAACGGCACCCACCCGCAGGCGCCCAAGTACATGTACGCGCCGATGGTCGCCTTCTGCGTGCCCAGGAACAGCGATCAGCTGCGGCCCTTCGCCATCCAGTGCGGTCAGGACCCGGCCGGGCGGGAGATCTACACCCCGGCCGACGGGCACTCCTGGAACCTGGCCAAGAACTGCGTGCTGGCCGCGCACAACACCTACCACGAGGTGTTGACCCACCTCGGTTTCACCCACTTGATGAGTGAACCGGTGCTGCTGGCCGGGGTGCGCAACTTCGCCGCGAATCACCCGGTGTGGGTACTGCTGCGCAGGCACTTCGAGGGCACCTTCTCCATCAACAAGCTCGCGGTGGAACTGCTCATCCAGCCGGGCAAGGCGGTGGAGTACCTGATCGGCTCCGACCTGAAGAGCACCTACCCGTGGCTGGCCAAGCACCGCGCCAACCACTCCTTCCGGGACAACTACCTGCCCACCCGGCTGGCCGGGCACGGCACCGGCAGCCGCTCGCTGCCGCACTACCCCTACCGCGACGACGGCCTGCTGGTCTGGCAGGCCATCCAGGACTGGGTCAACGAGTTCGTCGCGCTGTACTACCGCGACGACGCCGACGTGCGCGCCGACCACGAACTCCAGTCCTGGGCGGCCGAGGTCGCCACCGACGGCCAGGTCCGTGATTTTGGCGCCACGCCAGGGAAAATCGCCGACCAGGCCGATCTCGCCGAGATCCTCACCATGGTCATCTGGACCGCGGGCCCGCAGCACGCCGCGGTGAACTTCGCGCAAAAGGACCACCTGGCCTTCCTGCCGGCCAACCCCCTGGCCGGGTACACGCCGGAGCCCACGGGCAAGGGGCACAGCGAGGCGGACTGGCTGGCCAACCTGCCCCCGCTGGACGTGGCGGTGCAGCAGTTCTGCGTGATGACCTTCCTCGGCTCGGTCCGCTACACCACGCTCGGCGACTACGGCCGCGACTTCGCCACCGGCCCGGCCGCCGCCGCGCACCAGCGGTTCCAGGCCCAACTCGGCGGGGTGGAGGACGCGATCACCGCCCGCAACCAGCGGCGCGCGGTGCCGTATGAGTACCTGCAGCCCTCGCTGATCCCCAACAGCACCAACATCTAA